Proteins encoded by one window of Prunus dulcis unplaced genomic scaffold, ALMONDv2, whole genome shotgun sequence:
- the LOC117612582 gene encoding berberine bridge enzyme-like 8, with translation MGILSLPQLLLFQLILNLLLSFSVSWAGSDSAPDQDFVQCLLSHSQPSHPISEAIYIPNNASYASVLRSYIRNLRFNTCSTPKPFLIITPLHESHVQQAIVCAQKQNLLMKIRSGGHDYEGVSYVSDLPFFLLDMFNLRSIDIDINSETAWVQAGATLGELFYRIYEKSKIHGFPAGVCPTVGVGGHFSGAGYGNLMRKYGLSADNIIDAQLMDVHGRLLDRKSMGEDLFWAITGGGGASFGVVIAYKINLVRVPQTVTVFRVERTLEQNATEIVYRWQYVAPKLDTDLFIRLTMEVVNITGGPLSSGGENYKTIRASFIGFFLGNSERLLSVMETGFPELSLKQSDCIEMSWVESVLFWTSFPIGTEPEALLSRKPQVLVHLKRKSDYVKTPIPKIGLMWIWQKMIEFEVPIMSFNPYGGKMSEIPESATPCPHRAGNLWKIQYATNWEVSGAEASDYHLNLTKKLYFYMTPFVSMNPREAYFNYKDLDLGINNNGKASYFEGRAYGIRYFKDNFDRLVRIKTEVDPGNFFRNEQSIPTLP, from the coding sequence ATGGGAATTCTAAGCCTTCCACAGCTCTTATTGTTTCAattaattcttaatttattattatcattcaGTGTTTCTTGGGCAGGTTCAGATTCAGCTCCAGATCAAGACTTTGTTCAATGCCTTCTAAGCCATTCCCAGCCTTCTCACCCCATCTCTGAAGCAATTTACATTCCCAACAATGCTTCTTACGCATCTGTTTTGCGATCTTACATCCGAAACCTTAGATTCAACACATgttcaaccccaaaacctttCCTTATTATCACTCCTCTGCATGAATCTCATGTGCAGCAAGCCATTGTTTGTGCTCAAAAGCAAAACTTGCTGATGAAAATTAGAAGCGGAGGCCATGATTATGAGGGTGTATCTTATGTGTCCGACCTTCCGTTCTTCCTCCTCGACATGTTTAATCTTCGATCCATCGACATAGACATAAATTCCGAGACTGCATGGGTCCAGGCTGGGGCAACTCTTGGTGAACTTTTCTACAGAATTTATGAGAAAAGCAAAATCCATGGCTTTCCTGCCGGTGTTTGTCCTACAGTTGGTGTTGGTGGCCACTTTAGTGGAGCTGGATATGGCAATTTGATGAGGAAGTACGGCCTATCCGCGGACAATATAATTGATGCGCAACTGATGGATGTGCACGGGAGACTTCTCGACCGAAAATCAATGGGAGAAGATCTGTTTTGGGCCATCACAGGAGGCGGCGGAGCCAGCTTTGGAGTTGTCATCGcttacaaaatcaatcttGTACGTGTTCCACAAACAGTTACTGTTTTCAGGGTCGAAAGGACCTTGGAACAGAATGCAACAGAGATTGTGTACCGTTGGCAATATGTTGCACCTAAGCTGGATACTGACTTGTTCATCAGGCTTACCATGGAAGTTGTAAATATTACTGGCGGTCCATTAAGTAGTGGTGGAGAAAACTATAAGACTATAAGAGCTTCATTCATTGGATTCTTTCTTGGAAACTCTGAAAGACTTCTCTCTGTTATGGAAACTGGCTTCCCTGAATTGAGTTTGAAGCAATCAGATTGCATTGAAATGAGCTGGGTTGAATCTGTGCTTTTCTGGACAAGCTTCCCCATTGGAACAGAGCCTGAAGCTTTACTTTCTAGAAAGCCTCAAGTACTTGTCCACCTCAAGAGGAAATCAGACTACGTCAAAACCCCAATTCCGAAAATTGGTTTGATGTGGATTTGGCAGAAAATGATCGAATTTGAGGTACCGATCATGAGCTTTAACCCCTACGGTGGAAAAATGAGTGAGATTCCAGAATCCGCAACTCCTTGTCCACATAGAGCTGGGAATCTTTGGAAGATTCAGTATGCAACAAATTGGGAAGTATCAGGGGCTGAGGCCTCAGATTACCATctaaatttgacaaaaaagcTTTACTTCTACATGACTCCTTTTGTTTCCATGAATCCAAGGGAAGCCTATTTCAACTATAAAGATCTTGACCTGGGGATCAACAACAATGGCAAGGCAAGCTATTTTGAGGGAAGAGCTTATGGGATTAGGTACTTCAAGGATAATTTCGACCGATTGGTGCGTATTAAGACCGAGGTTGATCCTGGTAACTTCTTTAGGAATGAGCAAAGCATCCCAACTCTTCCATAA
- the LOC117612585 gene encoding protein FAR1-RELATED SEQUENCE 5-like, with amino-acid sequence MSYAKGIGFSVRKDKLVRNAEGKICRRRWCCSKEGLRNEKFNDRSDRIRPPKPITRENCSAHFWVGYEKKRDVYVVTNFEPHHNHQLVTPLESPYLRCNRVVRNSDLAQAVAMRRALVRTCQTYEYMVDQCGGYLNVGFQIKDLYNKLDASRREILLDDDTEAALSYLKAKGAMDPEFFCKFSVDEENRLGNLFWRDSTSLLDYIAYGDVLIFDSTYKTNVYDKPLVLFVGSNNYRSTVMFGCALLQDETFETYKWLLETFMASMKDKKPISILTDGDEAMRKAIDDVFPMSNHRLCSWHVSRNAQNNLKDDELVRNFQACIWEPFALDEFEKKWEVLRERARTPKQKEWLEMMYAKSDSWAESCLRGKFFSGMCTTQRVESMNKYVKDYLRKGVKLFECIPAIDRAMLRLRNTTAKDGFNAKYSTPVLKTALTKLEQQASLIYTHRCFVLVRHEIESCSALIHDNVMHNFGGRVYVLSKYGEPHNKWTCVYHGGEQIRIQCGCRKYESEGIPCCHLFYVMKCEHLTEIPLALIMKRWTKSAQTDTCREFISKGEDTTNEVVEMARYGSLSVMSNKVCFYASKSANGYAMLTNEFSRWEGICEGLRQKEEETSLKLGSAEQCPSNIVKDPNIVRTKGSQARQGGTRKRRQCQLCHGYGHTKRNCSQRNLHPSRNACVNIPSGSESYQYSSDKGPSPDISYSYPSQTISQCRSNNVVYFSGSDSFSTADPTGSTPNSDDGFSFDNGEPNSLCTSSTQNNCSFGTWFTCKNSHEM; translated from the coding sequence ATGAGTTATGCAAAGGGCATTGGATTTAGCGTGAGAAAAGACAAATTGGTGCGAAATGCGGAAGGGAAAATATGTAGGAGACGGTGGTGTTGTTCTAAAGAAGGTTTGAGAAATGAGAAGTTTAATGATCGATCAGATAGGATTCGACCACCAAAGCCAATTACAAGAGAGAATTGTTCTGCCCATTTTTGGGTGGGTTATGAGAAGAAACGTGACGTTTACGTCGTTACAAATTTTGAACCACATCACAATCATCAACTAGTTACTCCACTTGAATCACCATATCTCCGATGTAACCGTGTTGTTCGAAATTCTGATTTAGCACAAGCAGTGGCAATGCGAAGAGCATTGGTTAGAACATGTCAAACATATGAGTATATGGTCGACCAATGTGGCGGGTATTTAAATGTTGGTTTTCAAATAAAGGATCTGTACAATAAGTTGGATGCATCACGGAGGGAAATTTTGCTCGACGATGACACAGAAGCTGCACTATCTTACTTGAAAGCGAAAGGAGCAATGGATCCAGAATTCTTTTGTAAGTTCAGTGTTGACGAGGAAAATAGGCTTGGTAATTTGTTTTGGAGGGACTCCACTTCACTTTTGGATTACATTGCCTATGGGGACGTCCTCATATTTGACAGCACATACAAAACAAATGTTTATGACAAGCCCCTAGTGTTGTTTGTTGGTTCGAACAACTACCGTTCTACTGTAATGTTTGGTTGTGCATTATTGCAGGACGAGACATTTGAAACTTACAAGTGGTTATTGGAAACATTCATGGCATCCATGAAAGATAAGAAgccaatatcaatattgacggATGGCGATGAGGCAATGCGTAAAGCCATTGATGATGTGTTTCCCATGTCTAACCATCGGTTGTGCTCATGGCATGTGTCAAGGAATGCACAAAATAACTTGAAGGATGATGAATTGGTAAGAAATTTTCAGGCATGTATTTGGGAACCATTTGCATTGGACGAGTTTGAGAAGAAATGGGAGGTTCTAAGGGAAAGAGCGAGGACTccgaaacaaaaagaatggtTGGAAATGATGTATGCAAAAAGTGACTCATGGGCTGAATCATGTTTGAGAGGAAAGTTTTTCAGTGGTATGTGCACCACTCAACGCGTGGAGTCTATGAACAAGTATGTGAAAGATTACTTGAGGAAAGGTGTGAAGTTGTTTGAATGTATTCCAGCAATTGATAGGGCTATGTTACGTCTTAGGAATACCACGGCAAAGGATGGTTTTAACGCAAAGTACTCAACACCAGTCCTTAAAACCGCATTGACAAAACTCGAGCAACAAGCTTCTTTGATTTACACGCATAGATGCTTTGTATTGGTTCGTCATGAGATCGAATCTTGTTCAGCACTCATCCATGATAATGTGATGCATAATTTTGGAGGTCGTGTATACGTATTGTCAAAATATGGTGAACCGCATAATAAATGGACTTGTGTTTATCACGGTGGGGAACAGATACGGATACAGTGTGGATGTCGGAAATATGAAAGTGAAGGGATCCCGTGTTGCCACCTGTTTTATGTAATGAAGTGCGAGCACCTTACGGAAATTCCTCTAGCACTCATAATGAAGAGATGGACAAAGAGTGCCCAAACTGATACATGTAGGGAATTTATCAGCAAAGGCGAAGACACTACCAACGAAGTTGTAGAAATGGCGAGGTATGGAAGTTTAAGTGTTATGtcaaacaaagtttgtttttATGCATCAAAGAGTGCAAATGGTTATGCCATGTTGACGAATGAGTTTAGTAGATGGGAGGGAATTTGTGAAGGCTTACggcaaaaggaagaagagacgAGTCTGAAATTGGGTAGCGCTGAGCAATGTCCTTCAAATATTGTGAAAGATCCAAATATCGTTAGGACAAAAGGCAGTCAAGCAAGGCAGGGTGGAACGCGCAAGCGTCGACAATGTCAATTGTGTCACGGATATGGACATACAAAGCGTAATTGCTCTCAAAGAAACTTGCATCCAAGTAGAAATGCATGTGTGAATATCCCATCAGGTAGTGAAAGCTATCAGTATAGTTCTGATAAAGGGCCGTCCCCGGACATTAGCTACAGTTATCCTAGTCAAACGATTTCTCAATGCAGAAGCAACAATGTGGTTTATTTCTCTGGTTCTGATAGTTTTTCTACTGCAGACCCAACCGGTTCTACCCCTAACAGTGACGATGGTTTCTCATTCGACAATGGTGAACCTAATTCCCTATGTACTAGTTCAACCCAAAACAATTGTAGTTTTGGAACTTGGTTTACATGTAAAAATTCACATGAAATGTAG